The Prunus dulcis chromosome 5, ALMONDv2, whole genome shotgun sequence genomic sequence atttaaaaaaaataagtaaattcATCATTGTATAGCATGCGCATGTAGCAATTTAGTAATGGGCTTCAATAAGATTTGCattttgcttatttatttattgggttTGAGTTTCGACCCCAAAAAATGGGTTCGAGTTGTATCAATCTTGGGCCAAAACCAGCCACGTAAGAGGCTTTGCCAATGCAAGCCGACCGAAACGACAAGTCCCAGAGttggttgggtttttttttcttaagcAGGCCTCGCTGGGCTCTTCGCTACCCgctttttttattcttctttttctttgctttctaTTGTGAATAAAACGACCCGTCGTTCGTAGCTGGTCACCCCCCCAGCAACCATTTTACTTTCACagccaaaaaaatagaaagagcgaaagacacagagagagagagagagaatcagaTGGAGTCGGAAAGCGGGGCGTCACTGCCGTCAGGACCAGACGCGAAGAAGCGGCGAGTGACATACTTCTACGAGCCCACCGTCGGCGACTACTACTACGGCCAAGGCCACCCGATGAAACCCCACCGCATCCGCATGGCCCACAACCTAATCGTCCACTACGGACTCCATCGTCGGATGGAGATCAACCGCCCCTTCCCCGCAGGCCCCAACGACATCCGCCGCTTCCACTCCGACGACTACGTCGACTTCCTCGCCTCCGTCAGCCCCGAGACCCTCGCCGAGTCCTCCTACTCCCGCCACCTCAAGCGCTTCAACGTCGGCGAGGATTGCCCCGTCTTCGACGGCCTCTTCGGCTTCTGCCAGGCCTCCGCCGGCGGCTCCATCGGCGCCGCCGTCAAGCTCAACCGCCAGGACGCCGATATCGCCCTCAACTGGGCCGGCGGCCTCCACCACGCCAAGAAGTCCGAGGCCTCCGGCTTCTGTTATGTCAATGATATCGTCCTCGGCATTCTTGAGCTGCTCAAGGTTCACAAGGTAATAATAAACcacacttttgttttttgttttgtttttttaaaattaaattatttcatTATACATTGAAatggtgattttttttttggttctaatTTCAATGAGCTTAGCTACTGCTTGAGGATATTGATGTTTCTGTGAGGCGTTGTTTACTTACACTAGAGCTATGTTTAGTAACTGAGCTATATATGTTTTGTGCTTATTACTACGTTATATTTAGTGATTCTTAGTTACTGAGATATACTTGTTTTGCTGTATGCTTGCTTGCACTTAATTGGTAACAAGTAGTTTGGGGGTTAGGAAAGTTGAATCTGATAAAAATTTAAGGGTGATATTTATTTGTGAAAttatccatttttatttttctgattataCATGCGGTTGAAGTGTCAAATCTTTGTTCTGCCCATTTGTTGTATTATATATGCCGCCATTACCTTTTCATTGTTTGATAATTTGCATATGTAATCTGGTCATTGTCGCTGGGCAGCGTGTGCTTTATGTAGATATTGATGTGCACCATGGAGATGGAGTTGAGGAGGCATTTTACACCACTGACAGGGTCATGACTGTGTCGTTCCATAAATTTGGGGATTTCTTTCCTGGGACTGGGCACATTAAGGATGTTGGGGCAGGGACTGGGAAGAATTATGCGCTGAATGTCCCACTGAACGATGGAATGGATGACGAGAGTTTTCGTGGCCTGTTTCGGCCCATCCTCCAAAAAGTCATGGAGATGTATCAGCCTGATGCAGTTGTTCTACAGTGTGGTGCAGATTCATTGTCTGGTGATAGGTTGGGGTGCTTCAACTTGTCTGTCAAAGGCCATGCAGATTGTCTTCGTTTCCTTAGATCTTTTAACGTTCCTCTGATGGTATTGGGTGGTGGAGGTTATACGATCCGGAATGTTGCTCGTTGCTGGTGTTACGAGGTTTTGTTCTCGCCTCTCTCTCCATTTTTGGCAATCACATTAACAT encodes the following:
- the LOC117627678 gene encoding histone deacetylase 6-like; this translates as MESESGASLPSGPDAKKRRVTYFYEPTVGDYYYGQGHPMKPHRIRMAHNLIVHYGLHRRMEINRPFPAGPNDIRRFHSDDYVDFLASVSPETLAESSYSRHLKRFNVGEDCPVFDGLFGFCQASAGGSIGAAVKLNRQDADIALNWAGGLHHAKKSEASGFCYVNDIVLGILELLKVHKRVLYVDIDVHHGDGVEEAFYTTDRVMTVSFHKFGDFFPGTGHIKDVGAGTGKNYALNVPLNDGMDDESFRGLFRPILQKVMEMYQPDAVVLQCGADSLSGDRLGCFNLSVKGHADCLRFLRSFNVPLMVLGGGGYTIRNVARCWCYETAVAVGVEPDNKLPYNEYYEYFGPDYTLHIPPSNMENLNSPKEMEAIRNTLLDQLSRIPHTPSVPFQTTPPTTQVPEEAEENMEERPKPRIWDGADYDSDPEEDKHWTKFSNPVGQHAVKTEMRDDADGMEDEKPNHPPCC